A single Paenibacillus sp. FSL R5-0517 DNA region contains:
- the atpA gene encoding F0F1 ATP synthase subunit alpha, translating into MSIKPEEISTLIKSQIEQYKTDIDVVEVGTVIEVGDGIARVYGLENVMSNELVEFPSGVMGLAMNVEESNVGVVILGPYYDIREGDQVKRTGQIMQVPVGEALIGRVVNPLGIPVDGKGPIATTEFRPVEGKAPGVMDRKSVHEPMQTGIKAIDAMVPIGRGQRELIIGDRQTGKTSIAIDAILNQKGSGMKCIYVAIGQKQSTVAQVVETLRRKGAMEYTIVVTAAASDPSPLLYIAPYSGCSMGEYFMYKGEHVLVIYDDLTKQASAYRELSLLLRRPPGREAYPGDVFYLHSRLLERAAKLNDELGGGSLTALPFIETQASDVSAYIPTNVISITDGQIFLEADLFNAGQRPAINVGISVSRVGGSAQIKAMKKVAGSLRLDLAQYRELQAFSQFGSDLDKATQARLNRGARMMEILKQGVNQPLPVEQQVVSLYTAVKGFLDEIPTGDVTRFEREFLAFMESSHPEILASIRDTKELTADNENALKGAIEKFRKSFAVSV; encoded by the coding sequence TTGAGTATCAAACCAGAAGAAATCAGTACATTAATTAAGAGCCAAATCGAACAATACAAGACCGATATCGATGTAGTCGAAGTCGGAACGGTAATCGAGGTTGGTGATGGTATCGCTCGTGTTTACGGACTTGAGAACGTCATGTCCAACGAGTTGGTTGAATTCCCAAGCGGTGTTATGGGACTCGCCATGAACGTGGAAGAAAGCAATGTCGGTGTCGTTATCCTGGGACCTTACTACGATATTCGTGAAGGTGACCAAGTGAAACGTACGGGCCAAATCATGCAAGTGCCTGTAGGCGAAGCATTGATTGGACGCGTTGTGAACCCGCTCGGTATTCCAGTGGATGGCAAAGGGCCAATCGCTACAACGGAATTCCGTCCGGTTGAAGGTAAAGCACCAGGCGTAATGGATCGTAAATCGGTTCATGAGCCGATGCAAACAGGGATCAAAGCCATTGATGCCATGGTTCCAATCGGCCGTGGACAACGTGAGTTGATCATCGGTGACCGTCAAACAGGTAAAACATCTATCGCAATTGATGCGATCCTGAACCAAAAAGGTAGCGGCATGAAGTGTATCTATGTGGCTATTGGTCAGAAACAGTCTACGGTTGCTCAAGTTGTGGAAACCCTTCGTCGTAAAGGCGCAATGGAGTACACGATTGTTGTAACTGCAGCAGCTTCCGATCCATCACCACTGTTGTACATCGCACCGTATTCCGGTTGTTCGATGGGTGAGTACTTCATGTACAAAGGCGAGCACGTTCTGGTCATCTATGATGACTTGACCAAACAAGCCTCTGCATACCGTGAGCTTTCCTTGTTGCTTCGTCGTCCACCGGGCCGTGAGGCTTATCCGGGTGACGTCTTCTACCTGCACTCCCGTTTGCTGGAGCGTGCTGCGAAGCTGAATGATGAACTTGGTGGTGGTTCTTTAACCGCACTGCCGTTCATTGAAACACAAGCTTCCGACGTATCTGCATACATCCCAACGAACGTAATCTCCATCACGGACGGACAAATCTTCCTGGAAGCTGACTTGTTCAATGCTGGACAACGCCCGGCGATCAACGTAGGTATTTCCGTATCCCGTGTCGGTGGTTCTGCTCAGATCAAAGCGATGAAAAAGGTTGCAGGTTCCCTGCGTCTCGACCTCGCTCAATATCGTGAGCTTCAAGCGTTCTCCCAGTTCGGTTCCGATCTGGATAAAGCGACTCAGGCCCGCCTGAATCGTGGTGCTCGTATGATGGAAATCCTGAAGCAAGGTGTTAACCAGCCTCTGCCTGTAGAACAACAGGTTGTCAGCTTGTACACTGCGGTTAAAGGATTCCTGGATGAGATTCCAACAGGTGATGTTACTCGTTTCGAGCGTGAGTTCCTTGCGTTCATGGAGAGCAGCCATCCGGAGATTCTTGCATCCATCCGTGATACTAAAGAATTGACTGCAGACAACGAAAATGCACTGAAAGGTGCAATCGAGAAGTTCAGAAAGAGCTTTGCTGTCTCTGTCTAA